In Nocardioides sp. W7, the genomic stretch GGCGGTTGCCGGCGTACCAGTCGAGGGGGCGGTTGCGACCGTCGCGGGCCGTCTTCGCGTAGCCGTTGACGAGGCCGAGCTCGGTGACGGTCGTCGGCTCGGCCAGGGTCAACACGATCTCCTCGCCGGTGCCGTCGCCGGTCATCCGCCAGCAGGTGCCGGGGTCCCCGTCGAGCATCTTCGCGGCGTCGTAGCGGATCCGCGCGCCGTCGACGTCGGTGCCGGGCGGGGACGTCGCGGGCACCTCGGCGCTCGCGGCGCCCGCCACGTCCGCGGGCTCGCCCGTCGCGGCCGTGGGTTCGGTGGCCCCGGTCGGCCCGGTGGACTCGCCGGCCGGCTCCGACGGCGGCGGGGAGCTCGCGGCCCCGGCCTGGTCGTCGGCCCGGTCGGGCTCGTCGTCGCCGTTGCCGGCCAGCAGCAGGCTCACGCCCACCAGCGCCACCACGACCAGGACGGCGGCGACCGCGACCCCGACCAGCCAGCCGGACCGCCGGCCCTCGGCCCGGTGTCCGGAGGAGAGCGGCGGCGGCGGGGGCGTCCGGGCAGCGTCGGTCCGCTCACCGACCTCGTCGGCGAACAGCGGGAACCGCGCACTGGTGGGGGCGGGCGGCAGCGGCGGCGGAGGAGGCGGCGGTTCGACCGGGGGTACGGCGGGCCGCTCCGCCGTGTCGGTGGGCCCCGGACCGGGGACCCGCAGAACGTCCGGATCGACCGCCGCGCCGCAGTTGGTGCAGAACCGGCCCACCTCGAACTGGTGGCCGCACCTCGTGCAGGTCGTCATCTCGCTCCTTCGCCGGCCGGTCGCGGGTCTCGCGTCGAAAGATTAGGCGAGACCGGTTCAGTCGGTCCGGACCAGGCTCCTCGCGTCCACCCGCCCGACCACCGCGGGCAGCTTGCGCACCGCCTGCGCGAGCTCGCGCAGCTCGGTGCCGAGCAGCGCCTGCGGCCCGTCGCACAGGGCGGTCTCCGGGTCCGGGTGGACGTCGACGATGACGCCGTCGGCGCCGACCGCGATGGCCGCCCGCGACAGCGGCACCACGAGGTCCTTGCGACCCGCGGCATGCGAGGGGTCGACGATGATCGGCAGGTGGCTGGCCGCCTGGACCACCGGCACGGCGGAGATGTCCAGGGTGTTGCGGGTGGCCGGCTCGAAGGTCCGGATGCCGCGCTCGCACAGCACGACGTCGAGGTTGCCGCGCTGGGCGATGTACTCGGCCGCCATCAGCCACTCCTCGATGGTCGCGGTCATCCCGCGCTTGAGCAGCACCGGCTTGCCGGCGTCGCCCGCCGCCTGGAGCAGCCCGAAGTTGGCCATGTTGCGGGTGCCGATCTGCAGCATGTCGGCGTACTCCGCCACCACCGGCACGTCCCGGGCGTCGACCACCTCGGTCACCACCGGGAGGCCGGTCGCCTCGCGGACGCTCGCGAGGATCTCCAGACCGGGGACGCCCAGGCCCTGGAAGGCGTACGGCGAGGTCCGCGGCTTGAAGGCACCGCCGCGCAGGATCGTGGCGCCGGCCGACTTCGCCATCAGCGCCGACTCCAGCGTCTGCTCGGCCGTCTCGACCGCGCACGGACCCGCGAGGAAGGTGAAGCTGTCGGGCCCGATCGGGACCCGGTGGCCGTCGCGGCCCACCCAGACCGTGGACCGGTCGGCGTGGTGCTGGCGGCTGACGAGCTTGTAGGGGTCGGAGATGCGGTGCACGTCCGCGACACCCTTCAGGGTGCGCAGGTTGAGGTGGTGGAAGGAGTCGATGTCGCCGACCAGGCCGATGATGGTCCGGACGACGCCCTTGCTGACGAAGGCCTCGCCTCCGACTCCCTCGACCCGGGCGACGACGTTGGCGACGTCCTCGTCGGTGGCGTCCGGGGACATGACGACGACCATGCTGGTAGTTCCCTTCTCTGGCCGGCGCGGCCCCGGACAGACGAAACGCCCCAGGCCGGAAGCCGGGGGCGTTGGTGGTGGTGCGGCGCGTCTACGTCACGACGGCCTGCACGGGTGCTCCCGGCAGGTGTCGAAAGAAGTAGGTCGGTGCCACGCCTTGAACCGTAGGCGACGCCACCGACGAGCGCCCCTGGTTTTCAGAGTGCGGACACCGGGCGGCAGCGGGGTGCGTCCGGAGCCTTCGAGAGGACTGCTCCGGGAGGACCGATCAGACCGCGAGGTGCTGGACCTCGCCCTCGACCTTGCGTCGGGGCGCGGCCTCGACGACCAGCATGGCGGCGAGCACGAGCAGCCCGCCGGTGACCATCCGGCCGGTGAGCGACTCGCCGCCGAGCAGCACGGCGAAGAACGCGGCGAAGACCGGCTCCATGCTCATCACGATGGCACTGCGGGTCGGGGGCAGGTGGGACTGCGCCCAGGTCTGGCCGATCAGCGCGAGGGCGCCGGCGACCAGGGCCATGTAGACGATCGAGAGCCAGTCGCGGCCGTTGTCGGGCAGCACGACGCCGTCCGGCGCGGTCGCGACCAGGCAGATCACCGCGATCACCAGCAGCTGCACGATCGACATCCCGAGCGCCTCGCGCGCGTTCGCCCAGGCACCGAGCGCGACGATGTGCAGCGCGTACAGCACCGCGGCGACCAGCGTGATCGCCTCGCCGTACCCCACCGAGAAGCCGTCCAGGGTCAGCACGCCCAGCCCGGTGGCGGCGAGCGCGACGGCCGCCCAGGCCAGCGGGGTGATCCGGGTCCGCAGCAGCACGGCGGCGAGCAGCGGGGTGCAGACGACGTACATGCCGGTGATGAAGCCCGACACGCTCGCCGGCGTGTGGGCGAGCCCCGCGGTCTGCAGGATCTGCGCGACGCCGTACACGCCGCCGAGGACGACCGCCCGCCGCCGTGACTCCGCGGAGAGCCGGGCCAGCGCCCGCGGTGCCACCGCCGTCATCACCAGGCCCGCGATCGCGAAGCGCAACGCCAGGAAGTCCAGCGTCGGGACCCGGTCCAGCAGATCCTTGATCAGGAAGAACGTCGATCCCCAGCTCGCCGTCATGGCCAGCAGGACGAGCGTCGCGACCAGGGAGGTCCGACGGGAGGTGCTCACGGGTCGCGCAGCTTCTTCAGCAGCGCGATGTCGGGGTTGCCGGCGTCGCGCGAGCCGGGCGTCTCCAGCACGAACGGCACGCCCTCGGTCGCGGGGTGGGCGAGCAGCTCGGCGAACGCCTCGACGCCGATGTGGCCCTGGCCGAGCTGCTGGTGCCGGTCCTTGAACGCGCCGCGCACGTCCATCGAGTCGTTCGCGTGCACCAGCCGCAGCCGGCCCGGACCGCCGATCTCGACGATCCGGTCGACGGTCGCGGTGGTGCCGCCGGGCTCGTCGAGCGGCGCGCCGGCGGCGAAGACGTGGCAGGTGTCCAGGCAGATCCCGGCCCTGGGGTGGTCGTCGAGGGCGGCGAGGTACGGCGCCAGGTCCTCGACGCCCGCGCACAGGGACCGGCCCTGCCCGGCGGTCGGCTCGAGCAGCAGCCAGGGGGAGTCCTCGGAGTCGCCGAGCGCGTCGAGCAGCGGCAGCAGGCCCTCGCGGACCTGGCGCATCGCGGCGTCGTACCGCGCGGAGGAGTCGCCGTCGGACGGATCCACGAACGACCCGGTGTGCACGACCACGCCCTCGGCGCCGATCTCGGCGGCCCGCCTGAGGTTGTGGGCGACCGAGGCGACCGACTTCTCGTACGTCGCGGCGGTCGGCGAGCCGAGGTTGACCAGGTACGGCGCGTGCACGAACACCCGCATCGCCCGCTCGGCGATCGCGGCCCGGAACGCCGCGTCCTCGGCGGGCTTGCCGGCCGACAGCGCCCAGCCGCGCGGGTTGCCGACGAAGACCTGGAACGTCTCGCAGCCCAGCTCCTCGGCGGAGGCGAGGGCGCCGGCGACCAGCCCCTTGCCGACGATCACGTGGGTGCCGACGGGGTTGCGGGTCGCGGCGGGGGAGGTCGGCACCGGGCGAGGCTAGCCGCGGCCCGCCGCGTGCGGGAAATCAGATCAGCGAGAGCGTGATGGTGCTGCCCTTGGGGACCTTCTCGCCCGCGCCCGGGTCCGAGGAGAAGACGTAGCCGAGGCCGAGGTAGCCCGCCGCCTCCTTCGTCTTGACGACGAAGCCGAGGTCCTCGAGCTGCTGGCGGGCGGCGTCGACCCCGGAGGCGCGCACGCTCGGGACCTCGACGAGCTCGGGGCCGAGGGAGACGGTGAAGGTGACGGTGTCGCCCTTGAAGAGGGTGCCCTCGCGCGGGTCCTGGCCGATCACGTCACCCTTCGCGACGTCGTCGGAGTACTGCTCGTCGCCCACCTTCGCCACCAGTCCGCGCT encodes the following:
- a CDS encoding discoidin domain-containing protein, which codes for MTTCTRCGHQFEVGRFCTNCGAAVDPDVLRVPGPGPTDTAERPAVPPVEPPPPPPPLPPAPTSARFPLFADEVGERTDAARTPPPPPLSSGHRAEGRRSGWLVGVAVAAVLVVVALVGVSLLLAGNGDDEPDRADDQAGAASSPPPSEPAGESTGPTGATEPTAATGEPADVAGAASAEVPATSPPGTDVDGARIRYDAAKMLDGDPGTCWRMTGDGTGEEIVLTLAEPTTVTELGLVNGYAKTARDGRNRPLDWYAGNRRVLKAEWVLDDGTTVPQDLRETRDLQTVPIDPVETTTVVLRLVEVSEPGRGRAERDNTAVSEVTVVGTPGG
- the aroF gene encoding 3-deoxy-7-phosphoheptulonate synthase, with product MSPDATDEDVANVVARVEGVGGEAFVSKGVVRTIIGLVGDIDSFHHLNLRTLKGVADVHRISDPYKLVSRQHHADRSTVWVGRDGHRVPIGPDSFTFLAGPCAVETAEQTLESALMAKSAGATILRGGAFKPRTSPYAFQGLGVPGLEILASVREATGLPVVTEVVDARDVPVVAEYADMLQIGTRNMANFGLLQAAGDAGKPVLLKRGMTATIEEWLMAAEYIAQRGNLDVVLCERGIRTFEPATRNTLDISAVPVVQAASHLPIIVDPSHAAGRKDLVVPLSRAAIAVGADGVIVDVHPDPETALCDGPQALLGTELRELAQAVRKLPAVVGRVDARSLVRTD
- a CDS encoding DMT family transporter → MSTSRRTSLVATLVLLAMTASWGSTFFLIKDLLDRVPTLDFLALRFAIAGLVMTAVAPRALARLSAESRRRAVVLGGVYGVAQILQTAGLAHTPASVSGFITGMYVVCTPLLAAVLLRTRITPLAWAAVALAATGLGVLTLDGFSVGYGEAITLVAAVLYALHIVALGAWANAREALGMSIVQLLVIAVICLVATAPDGVVLPDNGRDWLSIVYMALVAGALALIGQTWAQSHLPPTRSAIVMSMEPVFAAFFAVLLGGESLTGRMVTGGLLVLAAMLVVEAAPRRKVEGEVQHLAV
- a CDS encoding deoxyribonuclease IV — encoded protein: MPTSPAATRNPVGTHVIVGKGLVAGALASAEELGCETFQVFVGNPRGWALSAGKPAEDAAFRAAIAERAMRVFVHAPYLVNLGSPTAATYEKSVASVAHNLRRAAEIGAEGVVVHTGSFVDPSDGDSSARYDAAMRQVREGLLPLLDALGDSEDSPWLLLEPTAGQGRSLCAGVEDLAPYLAALDDHPRAGICLDTCHVFAAGAPLDEPGGTTATVDRIVEIGGPGRLRLVHANDSMDVRGAFKDRHQQLGQGHIGVEAFAELLAHPATEGVPFVLETPGSRDAGNPDIALLKKLRDP